In Helianthus annuus cultivar XRQ/B chromosome 9, HanXRQr2.0-SUNRISE, whole genome shotgun sequence, the following are encoded in one genomic region:
- the LOC110877905 gene encoding GLABRA2 expression modulator isoform X2 translates to MNPNQSSNPSQDPNVDRIHPGSGNNYTSTTPHGPIPISASNPYVSAAPVQDSSTTNTMDSVKVVVGRWAKKAAEATKKGQEYAGDMWQHLKTGPSIADAAVGRIAQGTKVLAEGGYDKIFRTTFQTIPEERLLKSYACYLSTSAGPVMGLLYISTAKLAFCSDNPLPYKVGDEKKWSYYKVIIPLHQLKAVQPSRSKSNPAEKYIRAISVDDHEFWFMGFVYYDSAVKNLQGCC, encoded by the exons ATGAATCCGAATCAATCATCCAACCCATCACAAGATCCTAATGTAGATCGCATTCATCCGGGTTCCGGTAATAACTACACATCAACGACACCGCATGGTCCAATCCCCATTTCCGCCTCCAATCCCTACGTGTCGGCTGCTCCCGTGCAGGATTCTTCAACCACGA ATACCATGGATTCGGTAAAGGTTGTGGTTGGGAGATGGGCGAAGAAGGCCGCTGAAGCAACCAAGAAGGGGCAAGAATATGCTGGAGATATGTGGCAACATT TGAAAACGGGTCCCAGCATTGCTGATGCTGCTGTTGGAAGAATTGCTCAAGGAACGAAAGTTCTCGCAGAAGGTGGATACGATAAAATCTTTAGAACAACATTCCAAACCATTCCTGAGGAACGGCTTCTCAAGTCGTATGCATGCTACCTATCAACTTCTGCAGGGCCCGTCATGGGATTACTCTACATCTCAACTGCAAAGCTTGCATTCTGCAGTGATAATCCACTTCCATATAAAGTTGGCGACGAAAAGAAATGGAGCTATTACAAG GTTATCATCCCATTGCATCAACTGAAAGCAGTCCAGCCTTCCAGAAGTAAATCAAATCCTGCTGAAAAGTACATCCGAGCTATATCGGTTGATGATCATGAGTTCTGGTTCATGGGTTTTGTATATTATGACAGTGCTGTGAAGAATCTTCAAG GTTGTTGTTGA
- the LOC110877905 gene encoding GLABRA2 expression modulator isoform X1 — MNPNQSSNPSQDPNVDRIHPGSGNNYTSTTPHGPIPISASNPYVSAAPVQDSSTTNTMDSVKVVVGRWAKKAAEATKKGQEYAGDMWQHLKTGPSIADAAVGRIAQGTKVLAEGGYDKIFRTTFQTIPEERLLKSYACYLSTSAGPVMGLLYISTAKLAFCSDNPLPYKVGDEKKWSYYKVIIPLHQLKAVQPSRSKSNPAEKYIRAISVDDHEFWFMGFVYYDSAVKNLQGAHQYPLSIATSNC; from the exons ATGAATCCGAATCAATCATCCAACCCATCACAAGATCCTAATGTAGATCGCATTCATCCGGGTTCCGGTAATAACTACACATCAACGACACCGCATGGTCCAATCCCCATTTCCGCCTCCAATCCCTACGTGTCGGCTGCTCCCGTGCAGGATTCTTCAACCACGA ATACCATGGATTCGGTAAAGGTTGTGGTTGGGAGATGGGCGAAGAAGGCCGCTGAAGCAACCAAGAAGGGGCAAGAATATGCTGGAGATATGTGGCAACATT TGAAAACGGGTCCCAGCATTGCTGATGCTGCTGTTGGAAGAATTGCTCAAGGAACGAAAGTTCTCGCAGAAGGTGGATACGATAAAATCTTTAGAACAACATTCCAAACCATTCCTGAGGAACGGCTTCTCAAGTCGTATGCATGCTACCTATCAACTTCTGCAGGGCCCGTCATGGGATTACTCTACATCTCAACTGCAAAGCTTGCATTCTGCAGTGATAATCCACTTCCATATAAAGTTGGCGACGAAAAGAAATGGAGCTATTACAAG GTTATCATCCCATTGCATCAACTGAAAGCAGTCCAGCCTTCCAGAAGTAAATCAAATCCTGCTGAAAAGTACATCCGAGCTATATCGGTTGATGATCATGAGTTCTGGTTCATGGGTTTTGTATATTATGACAGTGCTGTGAAGAATCTTCAAGGTGCACACCAATATCCACTCAGCATTGCTACTTCAAATTGTTAA